Proteins from one Methanofastidiosum sp. genomic window:
- a CDS encoding phenylacetate--CoA ligase: protein MEFKSREEIIEYQNKKLRNCVEYASKNSRFFKDTLKKCNLKPDDIKNIEDLQKLPFTTKNDLRDNYPFGLMAVPMEEIVRFHASSGTTGKSTVVYYTKNDLDTWSDLMARVLATTGLTKKDSMQIIYNYGFFTGGFGFHYGAERLGVSVIPTGSGNTKKQIEIMRDFGTTSFTSTPSYAIYLGETVQEMGIDPTKDLKLKIGVFGGEPWGEGMRQRIEELFHINAYDNYGLSELCGPGVAVECKEKDGLHVWEDCFIMEVIDPKTGELVGEGERGELVFTPLWKEAMPIFRYRTRDISKVYEDKCNCGLPFRKIERLHGRSDDMLIIRGVNVFPSQIEEVILKNSAFKGHYAIIVERKGPLDNLTIEIEVTKDLFTGNLKDLIQLKDKVEDDLKSVLLVKADVKLVEEGAIPRSQGKAQRVIDKRNL, encoded by the coding sequence TTGGAGTTTAAATCCAGAGAGGAGATAATAGAATATCAGAATAAAAAACTAAGAAATTGCGTAGAGTACGCTTCGAAAAACTCTCGATTTTTCAAGGATACTTTGAAGAAGTGCAATCTAAAACCTGACGACATAAAGAATATCGAAGATCTTCAGAAACTTCCGTTCACAACAAAGAATGATCTAAGGGACAACTACCCCTTTGGGCTTATGGCCGTTCCAATGGAAGAAATAGTAAGATTTCATGCTTCTTCTGGAACTACAGGAAAATCTACTGTTGTTTACTACACAAAAAATGACCTTGATACTTGGTCTGACTTGATGGCGAGAGTTCTAGCAACGACAGGTCTAACAAAAAAAGATTCTATGCAAATTATCTACAACTATGGCTTTTTTACAGGAGGATTTGGTTTTCATTACGGTGCTGAAAGGCTTGGCGTTTCTGTAATTCCAACAGGATCTGGTAACACCAAGAAACAGATAGAAATAATGCGTGATTTTGGTACAACCTCCTTTACAAGCACCCCCTCATATGCAATATATCTTGGGGAAACAGTTCAAGAAATGGGAATTGACCCCACAAAGGATCTTAAGCTAAAGATTGGCGTTTTTGGCGGAGAACCTTGGGGAGAAGGCATGAGGCAGAGAATTGAAGAGTTATTTCATATTAATGCCTACGATAATTACGGACTTTCTGAACTATGCGGGCCTGGTGTAGCAGTCGAATGTAAAGAAAAAGATGGTCTTCACGTTTGGGAAGATTGCTTCATAATGGAAGTAATTGATCCAAAAACAGGAGAACTTGTAGGCGAAGGTGAAAGGGGTGAGCTAGTTTTTACTCCACTATGGAAAGAAGCTATGCCAATCTTTAGATATCGTACAAGAGATATCTCTAAAGTTTATGAAGACAAATGTAATTGTGGCCTTCCATTTAGGAAAATTGAAAGGCTTCATGGCAGAAGTGACGATATGCTCATCATAAGGGGCGTAAACGTTTTCCCGAGTCAGATTGAGGAGGTAATTTTGAAAAATTCAGCCTTTAAAGGGCATTATGCCATAATTGTTGAAAGAAAAGGGCCTCTTGATAATTTGACGATTGAGATAGAGGTGACAAAAGACCTTTTCACAGGAAATCTGAAGGACTTAATCCAACTTAAAGACAAAGTTGAAGATGACTTGAAAAGTGTTCTTTTAGTAAAAGCAGACGTTAAACTTGTTGAAGAAGGAGCTATACCTAGATCTCAAGGTAAAGCACAACGAGTAATAGATAAAAGGAATTTATGA
- the cyaB gene encoding class IV adenylate cyclase: MLELEMKAKIDNYIRGRIDQILRRAEFLGERIEEDVYFSSPIRDFKETDEALRVRYSGDKAVLTYKGPKLDRVSKSREEYEAYVSGEVEQILHKLGYKKLLNVRKKRRLYLYKDFTISIDDVEELGEFIEVELKSENLQDVKRIENLFEDLFLESERRSYLELLLLKKK; encoded by the coding sequence ATGCTTGAACTTGAGATGAAAGCTAAAATAGACAATTACATAAGGGGAAGAATTGATCAGATCTTAAGGAGGGCAGAGTTCCTTGGAGAAAGAATAGAAGAAGATGTCTATTTTTCTTCCCCAATCAGGGATTTTAAGGAAACTGACGAAGCTTTAAGAGTTAGATATTCGGGGGATAAAGCTGTTTTAACGTATAAAGGCCCAAAGCTAGATAGGGTATCCAAATCAAGGGAGGAATACGAAGCTTATGTTTCAGGAGAAGTAGAGCAAATACTCCATAAACTTGGGTATAAAAAGTTATTAAATGTAAGGAAAAAAAGAAGATTATATCTCTACAAAGATTTTACAATTTCAATAGATGACGTCGAAGAGCTTGGAGAGTTTATTGAAGTGGAGTTAAAATCAGAAAATCTTCAAGACGTTAAGAGAATAGAAAATCTTTTCGAAGATCTTTTTCTAGAAAGTGAAAGAAGGTCCTATCTTGAACTATTGCTTTTGAAAAAAAAATAA
- a CDS encoding acetolactate synthase → MQILSVFIENKPKRLSKIIEELSKEGISISGLAIADAGDFGIVRLIVNDVKKGASILSQHEMIANIQDVVGVNLNSSTISEISKILGENNVNIEDAIGFGFIDNQKILVLKVDNIELANKILSKGGFKIY, encoded by the coding sequence TTGCAGATACTATCAGTATTTATTGAAAACAAACCAAAAAGACTCTCAAAGATAATTGAAGAGCTATCCAAAGAAGGAATATCTATATCTGGACTTGCTATTGCAGATGCAGGTGATTTTGGTATAGTAAGACTTATTGTAAACGATGTAAAAAAAGGAGCTTCAATACTATCACAACACGAGATGATTGCAAATATACAAGACGTAGTTGGTGTTAATTTAAATAGTAGCACCATTTCAGAAATTTCAAAAATCCTTGGAGAAAACAATGTCAATATCGAAGATGCAATAGGATTTGGGTTTATTGACAATCAGAAGATACTGGTATTAAAAGTGGACAACATTGAACTTGCTAATAAAATCCTTTCTAAAGGAGGATTTAAAATTTATTAA
- a CDS encoding protease inhibitor I42 family protein, whose protein sequence is MEKNKKIIIAGIVIILLGIAAYFAFFGNQGQLYTQDTKGPITVKKGDTFKISLTSNPTTGYQWNADFDENLIELVNTSYKADEPQLIGSGGTEIFEFKVIGSNADTNIQFTYSRSWESVPPIDEKSFEIKIK, encoded by the coding sequence ATGGAAAAGAACAAAAAAATAATCATCGCGGGAATAGTTATTATCCTACTTGGGATTGCTGCATATTTTGCATTCTTTGGAAATCAAGGGCAACTATATACCCAAGATACAAAAGGACCAATTACTGTAAAAAAAGGGGATACATTCAAAATCAGTCTTACCTCTAATCCAACTACGGGATATCAATGGAATGCAGATTTCGATGAAAATCTAATTGAATTGGTCAACACTTCATACAAAGCTGATGAACCACAGCTTATAGGAAGTGGAGGAACAGAAATATTCGAATTTAAGGTAATTGGATCCAATGCGGACACTAATATACAATTCACATATTCCCGATCTTGGGAAAGCGTTCCCCCAATTGATGAGAAGTCTTTTGAAATAAAAATAAAATAA
- a CDS encoding universal stress protein has product MFKRIFLIVDAGIEVRIVSMYAILISKCSKAPLFLVPYTDNKEIVENIEYINKIANQENVSTEILELKGDILYELNKIIRDKELDLIVTPLKRQENGLFFIGSFTQRLMKYALSSVMGVRIVKIRPLKQHKKLLVPLSNKDYHAKERIFLIESISKSLNLKVSVLRCIKNPKGKMDKVEMQNAFIETEKYYSSFIDQLKENGISTDLVIKECEHATDGILDETMASNYDILFVKAKTQNILKEFLIGNETEELLRRTPSNLLFWRSRE; this is encoded by the coding sequence ATGTTTAAACGCATCTTTTTGATTGTTGATGCGGGTATTGAAGTTAGAATAGTTTCGATGTATGCGATTTTGATTTCAAAGTGTTCAAAAGCGCCTCTATTTTTAGTGCCCTACACAGATAATAAAGAAATTGTAGAAAATATTGAATATATCAATAAAATAGCAAACCAAGAGAATGTATCTACAGAAATATTAGAACTTAAAGGCGACATTCTTTATGAATTAAACAAAATTATAAGGGACAAAGAACTTGATTTGATAGTAACCCCATTAAAAAGGCAAGAAAATGGACTTTTTTTCATAGGTAGTTTTACTCAAAGGCTGATGAAATATGCCTTATCATCGGTAATGGGGGTTAGAATAGTCAAAATCAGGCCCCTAAAACAACATAAAAAATTATTAGTTCCACTCTCTAACAAGGACTACCATGCCAAAGAACGAATATTTTTAATTGAATCAATTTCAAAGTCATTAAATCTCAAGGTTTCAGTTTTAAGGTGTATTAAAAATCCTAAAGGAAAAATGGACAAGGTAGAAATGCAGAATGCTTTCATCGAAACTGAAAAATATTACTCCTCTTTTATAGATCAACTTAAAGAGAATGGAATTTCTACTGATTTAGTGATAAAAGAGTGTGAGCATGCCACAGACGGCATACTTGATGAAACAATGGCTTCTAACTATGACATACTTTTTGTTAAAGCCAAGACTCAGAATATTCTAAAAGAATTTCTTATCGGAAATGAAACTGAAGAATTACTTAGGAGGACTCCCTCTAATTTATTGTTTTGGAGGTCAAGGGAGTAA
- a CDS encoding sodium:solute symporter family protein, translated as MASIMTTSLVVIYFLIILVIGAWASKKVKNSADYIIAGRSLGFWFFVILIVSSATSGMSILGVAGLGYVAGWPSIWEQIFVPLTTAICILFYGTKLHKISEKMGYMTVQDYFANRFYSPRLMRALSGLAVIVTSSIYLVGQYTAISIVLVWLFGITHTEALLIAGIIVLLYVVLGGLYAVAWVNLIQGVFIIAGVLIVSPFVINAAGGFTHINTVLASIDPNMVNLAYPQMHPPYAGYAFMTPLYLVSFFFLLAIGLGSAPHIINNVLAVKKDKYFKFAPFAAFGIYVVIMYLIKIVGFGTRAMVQDGLLTVPYADYSFVAAVNQALPSMIWPLFAVIVLSAVMSTTDRLMLTIGTSVSWDIYKNLINPKANDKTITTMSRAVVVVAAALTLYLAVKPPQLLALLIWMGIGIMLSTFVMPLLAGLYWKKATREGAIASMAVGFSTAVIFGFVHQFIMKLPMHFSMYSFVLAVITMIVVSLVTKNPSEKVLKETMTGPFIQQKKR; from the coding sequence ATGGCATCAATAATGACGACATCTCTAGTTGTAATCTACTTCTTAATAATACTTGTTATAGGTGCTTGGGCATCTAAAAAAGTAAAGAATAGTGCGGATTACATTATAGCTGGCAGAAGTCTTGGATTTTGGTTCTTTGTCATACTTATTGTTTCTTCTGCGACTAGTGGTATGAGTATTCTTGGTGTAGCTGGGCTTGGATATGTTGCAGGATGGCCCAGTATTTGGGAACAGATATTTGTACCCCTGACAACAGCAATATGTATCTTGTTCTACGGAACAAAATTACACAAAATTTCAGAAAAAATGGGTTACATGACAGTTCAGGACTACTTTGCTAACAGATTTTACAGTCCAAGGCTCATGAGAGCCCTTTCTGGACTTGCCGTAATCGTTACAAGCAGTATTTATCTTGTTGGTCAATACACAGCGATAAGTATAGTCCTTGTATGGCTTTTCGGCATAACACATACTGAAGCACTTCTAATAGCGGGTATAATTGTTCTATTGTATGTGGTATTGGGTGGATTATATGCAGTTGCATGGGTAAATCTAATTCAGGGAGTATTCATCATTGCAGGAGTATTAATAGTTTCTCCATTCGTTATTAACGCAGCAGGTGGATTTACACATATTAACACTGTATTGGCCTCAATAGATCCAAACATGGTAAATCTTGCATACCCACAAATGCATCCCCCTTACGCAGGATACGCATTTATGACTCCACTGTATTTGGTGTCATTCTTCTTCTTGCTTGCAATTGGTCTTGGATCGGCACCACATATTATTAACAACGTACTTGCAGTTAAGAAGGACAAATACTTTAAATTTGCACCATTTGCAGCATTTGGAATATATGTTGTAATAATGTACCTGATAAAAATCGTTGGATTTGGAACAAGGGCAATGGTACAAGACGGATTACTAACGGTACCTTACGCTGACTACTCTTTTGTCGCTGCTGTCAATCAAGCTCTACCCTCGATGATATGGCCGTTATTTGCAGTTATTGTCCTATCTGCAGTAATGTCAACAACTGACAGACTTATGCTTACTATAGGAACTTCAGTCAGCTGGGATATCTATAAGAATTTGATAAATCCAAAAGCTAATGATAAAACAATTACAACGATGAGCAGGGCCGTTGTCGTAGTCGCAGCAGCTTTAACACTCTATCTTGCAGTAAAACCACCTCAACTCTTAGCACTATTAATCTGGATGGGAATAGGCATAATGCTTTCAACATTTGTAATGCCTTTGCTTGCTGGACTTTACTGGAAGAAAGCTACAAGAGAAGGAGCAATTGCTTCAATGGCAGTAGGATTTTCAACCGCAGTTATATTTGGATTTGTCCATCAATTCATAATGAAACTACCAATGCACTTTAGCATGTACAGCTTTGTCTTAGCAGTAATAACAATGATCGTTGTAAGTCTTGTTACAAAGAATCCATCTGAAAAAGTCCTGAAAGAAACAATGACTGGGCCTTTCATACAGCAAAAGAAAAGGTGA
- a CDS encoding DUF92 domain-containing protein, protein MITSEHIILATCFCIIFGGLSFKFRAVDLSGFVAGIFVGIPIIVFGGFRFFFILAFFFITASIATKFRYEEKSKKGVAEKNKGARSYINVLGNGIVASIFAVFYYIAPVYLNLDSNIFLYGFLGALATAAADTAGGEIGRLSNYKPRLITNLKVVETGADGGVTILGEIAELFIAFLIGIMAYLAGLGDIRIIFITGVAGFVGSNIDSIVGATLETWYDFFGNNHTNIMATIAGGILGSILHFF, encoded by the coding sequence ATGATTACTTCGGAGCATATAATTCTAGCAACGTGTTTTTGCATTATTTTTGGAGGTCTTTCTTTTAAATTTAGGGCTGTTGACCTTTCTGGGTTTGTCGCCGGCATTTTTGTTGGAATTCCAATTATTGTTTTTGGTGGGTTTAGGTTTTTTTTCATTCTAGCATTTTTTTTTATAACTGCATCTATAGCTACAAAATTTAGATATGAAGAAAAGAGCAAAAAAGGAGTAGCTGAGAAAAACAAAGGTGCAAGGAGTTATATTAATGTCTTAGGAAACGGCATTGTTGCTTCTATTTTTGCAGTTTTTTACTATATTGCGCCTGTTTATCTTAATTTGGATAGCAATATATTTTTATATGGATTTCTTGGTGCTTTGGCAACTGCGGCTGCAGATACGGCAGGAGGAGAAATAGGAAGACTTTCTAATTACAAGCCAAGGTTGATAACTAATTTAAAAGTTGTAGAAACTGGAGCAGATGGAGGAGTAACGATATTGGGAGAAATAGCAGAGCTTTTTATTGCTTTTTTAATTGGAATTATGGCTTATCTTGCAGGATTGGGGGACATAAGAATAATTTTTATTACTGGCGTTGCAGGATTTGTAGGATCTAATATCGATAGTATAGTTGGTGCAACTCTTGAAACTTGGTACGACTTTTTTGGAAACAATCATACAAATATTATGGCAACTATTGCCGGCGGGATTTTAGGTTCAATCCTACACTTTTTTTAG
- a CDS encoding aminotransferase class I/II-fold pyridoxal phosphate-dependent enzyme, giving the protein MKVNELELERYLAKYEFIAPYLFCTSDSESFDINELLNMDKDYPKKFSELKLGYVDPQGSKYFREEISTLYSNISSDEIVILSGAAEGIFVIMNVLLEKNDHVIVQWPCYQPLYEIPISIGCEVTKWEMKEDNNWETDMEFLRRDIKNNTKMIVINNPHNPTGFLFSKDAIAKLVDIANRNNIWIFSDEVYRFTEYEESDQILAIADIYDKGISLGAMSKVFGLGGLRIGWASVRNKEVLRKIVSFKDYTTICCSSPSEMLSAIAIRNKNTIIEKNMKIIKDNLKLLDAFFEKYKDLFEWVRPKAGAIGFPKIKFNMDVKDFSNDVLEKKGILLLPGFVFGDYNKNFRIGFGKKNTKEILDKFEEYVIENLIK; this is encoded by the coding sequence ATGAAAGTAAATGAATTGGAACTTGAGAGATATCTTGCCAAGTATGAATTTATAGCACCATACCTTTTCTGTACCTCTGATTCGGAATCATTTGATATAAACGAATTATTGAACATGGATAAGGATTATCCAAAAAAGTTTAGCGAATTAAAATTAGGATATGTTGACCCCCAGGGAAGTAAATATTTTAGAGAAGAGATATCGACGCTTTATTCTAATATTTCAAGTGACGAAATAGTCATTCTTTCTGGAGCGGCTGAAGGGATATTTGTAATAATGAATGTACTTCTAGAAAAAAATGACCATGTGATTGTTCAATGGCCTTGTTATCAGCCTTTATATGAAATTCCAATTTCTATTGGGTGTGAAGTTACAAAATGGGAAATGAAAGAAGATAATAATTGGGAAACTGATATGGAGTTTCTTAGAAGGGACATAAAGAATAATACAAAAATGATAGTTATCAATAATCCACATAATCCAACAGGATTTCTTTTCTCAAAAGATGCAATTGCAAAACTAGTTGATATTGCAAACCGTAATAATATCTGGATTTTTTCCGACGAAGTATATAGATTTACCGAGTATGAAGAAAGTGACCAAATTCTAGCGATTGCAGATATTTATGATAAAGGCATTTCTCTTGGCGCGATGTCAAAAGTTTTCGGTTTAGGAGGTCTTAGAATTGGTTGGGCATCTGTTAGAAATAAAGAAGTTTTAAGAAAAATCGTCTCATTTAAAGATTACACTACTATCTGTTGTAGCTCTCCAAGTGAAATGCTTTCAGCAATTGCAATAAGGAACAAAAACACAATAATTGAAAAGAATATGAAAATTATAAAAGACAATCTAAAGTTACTCGATGCATTTTTTGAAAAATACAAAGATCTATTTGAATGGGTAAGGCCTAAAGCCGGTGCAATAGGCTTTCCCAAAATAAAATTTAATATGGATGTTAAAGATTTTTCAAATGATGTTTTGGAAAAAAAAGGTATTTTATTATTACCTGGATTTGTTTTTGGGGATTATAACAAAAATTTTAGGATAGGTTTTGGGAAGAAAAATACTAAAGAGATTCTAGATAAATTTGAAGAATATGTTATAGAAAATTTAATAAAATAA
- a CDS encoding RsmB/NOP family class I SAM-dependent RNA methyltransferase: MKLSDIAREYGYNFDNLKRYNEMFGEKLPEFLEANEKENKDSIRVNTIKISRNQLYERLTERGFILKDISDFGFIIEESNFSVSSTQENLLGYFYIQGVAEMIVSPILSPTKNDFVVDMCAAPGGKTTHLSAIMENQGVVYAFDINKRRLSALKNNISRLGCLNIAVFNLSGEEITKINNRPDKILLDAPCTGSGIMRKDSLRKSLKTTHDIIFLSEIQKKLLKAAIDSLKNGGTLLYTTCSLEPEENEFVVQWALNNFEIKLSNIDTDINGVPLVNGFTEIFGRKLSDEISLCKRSLPHVHNTNGLFMAKITKL, translated from the coding sequence ATGAAGTTAAGTGACATAGCAAGAGAATATGGGTATAACTTTGATAATCTTAAGCGATATAATGAAATGTTCGGAGAGAAACTACCTGAATTCTTAGAAGCCAATGAAAAGGAAAACAAAGATTCAATTAGAGTCAATACCATCAAAATATCAAGAAATCAATTATATGAAAGGCTTACAGAAAGGGGATTTATATTAAAAGATATTAGTGATTTTGGATTTATTATAGAGGAATCAAATTTTTCTGTATCTTCTACCCAAGAGAATCTTCTTGGATACTTTTACATCCAAGGCGTTGCAGAAATGATTGTTTCACCAATTCTTTCACCTACTAAAAATGACTTTGTAGTGGACATGTGCGCAGCTCCAGGTGGTAAAACAACACACCTTTCCGCAATAATGGAAAATCAAGGTGTAGTATATGCCTTTGACATAAATAAAAGAAGATTATCTGCACTAAAAAATAATATTTCAAGGCTTGGATGTTTGAATATTGCCGTATTTAATCTAAGTGGGGAAGAAATAACAAAGATAAACAATAGGCCCGATAAAATTCTTCTAGATGCGCCTTGCACAGGTAGCGGTATAATGAGGAAAGATAGCTTGAGAAAATCTTTAAAGACGACTCATGACATAATATTTTTGAGTGAAATTCAAAAAAAACTTCTTAAAGCTGCTATTGACAGTTTGAAAAATGGTGGAACTCTTCTTTATACAACATGCAGTCTAGAACCAGAAGAAAATGAATTTGTCGTGCAGTGGGCCCTAAATAATTTTGAGATTAAATTATCTAATATTGATACAGATATTAATGGAGTTCCTCTTGTAAATGGATTTACAGAAATCTTTGGAAGAAAATTATCTGATGAAATTTCATTATGCAAAAGATCCCTTCCACATGTCCACAATACCAACGGACTATTTATGGCAAAAATTACTAAACTCTAA
- a CDS encoding PAS domain S-box protein encodes MQLTVYQIPLLLSSIVSSIIIFFLLKREQSPGSRYLTVCISAAFFWALADLLNLGSISLSSKLFWDNVSYMAIVIFPVSWILFVFEYSGKSKYITKSLIFLMSSFSLLILIIVWTNQYHYLFRSDIFLIEISGVLAFGKKYGPLFWLFIIYFYFLIIIGIFYLFQSFNLSNSINRKQKITFIIAIFITWIANLIHLSRIVISPLDFTSVSFSLMGLVLLIGITKYQLLDIVPTAYLNVFKNMNDAIIVLGRFNQIVEINPSMEKVLGLESSKICGKKLEQISEIWPELNKEYLNLSSKKLANKKNLVKGNKIFEMDISNIYDSKNFLIGYIIALHDITNRKKMEDKLIKSNNQIEELNETLQIMNKILRHDLLNKLTIMKSSLWLLEEKNDKSSIDRLNRSIDSGIGLIERIRELESFIMAKGELIPVSISEVAEEVSNNIHIQVKINGNAIALADQALFSVFENIYRNAIVHGKTDNIDVDISSKKNICEIRITDTGEGIPEFIKDNVFEEGISYGSGKGSGLGLYIVKKTIDRYGGTITVEDNKPKGTIFIIKLKCAKI; translated from the coding sequence ATGCAATTAACAGTGTATCAAATACCATTATTATTAAGTTCGATAGTGTCATCCATAATAATCTTCTTTCTTCTAAAAAGAGAACAGTCTCCCGGAAGTCGTTACTTAACTGTCTGTATTTCTGCTGCATTTTTTTGGGCATTAGCAGATCTATTGAATCTTGGCAGTATATCTCTTTCAAGTAAATTATTTTGGGATAACGTTTCCTATATGGCTATTGTAATATTCCCAGTTTCATGGATATTATTTGTCTTTGAGTATTCTGGGAAATCAAAATATATTACTAAAAGTTTGATTTTTTTAATGTCTTCTTTTTCACTACTTATCTTAATAATCGTATGGACTAATCAATATCATTACCTATTCAGGAGTGATATCTTTCTTATAGAAATTTCTGGAGTTTTGGCATTTGGCAAAAAATATGGGCCTTTATTTTGGCTTTTTATTATCTATTTTTATTTCTTGATTATAATAGGAATATTTTATTTATTTCAATCCTTCAATTTATCTAACTCAATCAATAGAAAGCAAAAAATAACATTTATAATTGCTATTTTTATTACTTGGATTGCAAATTTGATACATTTATCACGAATAGTTATTTCACCGTTAGACTTTACTTCAGTTTCTTTTTCTCTAATGGGTTTAGTCTTACTAATTGGAATCACAAAATATCAATTATTAGATATAGTACCAACTGCATATCTAAACGTTTTTAAAAATATGAATGATGCAATTATTGTTTTGGGGAGATTTAATCAAATTGTTGAAATTAATCCTTCAATGGAAAAAGTTCTTGGATTAGAAAGTAGTAAGATTTGTGGAAAAAAATTAGAACAGATCTCAGAGATATGGCCTGAACTCAACAAAGAATATCTTAATTTATCCTCTAAAAAGCTTGCCAATAAAAAGAATCTAGTGAAAGGAAATAAGATTTTTGAAATGGACATCTCAAATATATACGATTCTAAAAATTTTTTAATTGGGTATATTATTGCTCTACATGATATTACCAATCGTAAAAAAATGGAAGATAAATTAATAAAATCAAATAATCAAATTGAAGAGCTTAATGAAACTTTGCAGATAATGAACAAAATACTTAGGCATGATCTTTTAAACAAACTAACTATCATGAAATCTTCTTTATGGCTTTTAGAGGAGAAGAATGATAAATCTTCAATTGATAGATTAAATCGTTCAATAGATAGTGGTATTGGGCTAATTGAAAGAATAAGAGAACTTGAATCTTTTATAATGGCTAAAGGAGAATTAATTCCGGTGTCTATATCCGAAGTAGCTGAGGAAGTTTCAAATAATATTCATATTCAGGTTAAGATAAACGGAAATGCAATCGCACTAGCTGATCAAGCTTTATTTTCAGTGTTTGAAAATATTTATAGGAATGCAATTGTTCATGGGAAAACAGATAACATAGACGTTGACATATCTTCTAAAAAAAATATATGTGAAATAAGAATAACTGATACGGGAGAGGGTATCCCAGAATTCATTAAAGATAATGTATTTGAAGAAGGTATAAGCTATGGCAGTGGCAAAGGCAGTGGGCTTGGACTCTACATCGTTAAAAAGACAATAGACAGGTATGGTGGCACAATTACAGTTGAAGACAATAAACCAAAAGGGACTATTTTTATCATTAAATTAAAATGTGCTAAGATCTAG